Within the Balneola sp. MJW-20 genome, the region TTAGATATTGACGCCAGTGCAAAAAAAGAGGCTCCGAATTTTAAATTAGTGGAGAAAATTTGCGGAGAATCTTTTATGCCCTTGGCTTATGGTGGAGGGGTAAAAACATTGGAAGATGCACAAAAGCTATTATACAATGGCGCTGAAAAAATTGTGCTTAATACCAGTTTATTAGAGCAACCCAAAGTGATCGAATCCATCGCGAAACAATTTGGTAACCAAAGCGTGGTCGCTTCCATCGACTATAGAACGTCACTTTTTGGAAAGCCAAAGGTTTATGGTTTTAATGGAAGTAAAAAAACAAAGTGGACAGCACTGGAGCTTGCTAAAAAAGCAGCCGATTATGGTGCCGGAGAAATTATGCTGAACGCTATTGATAGAGATGGCACCTACAAGGGTTATGACTTAGAAACACTCAAAACTGTTTCTTCAAGTGTAGATGTACCTGTAATTGCTTGCGGTGGTGCAAGCGGTTTAGAAGATTTCGAAGAAGCAATTAAACATGGTGCAGGTGCCGTTGCTGCAGGTTCTATGTTCGTATTTCAGCGTCCACACCAGGCAGTTTTAATTAGTTATCCAAATTCTGTAGAATTAAACAAGTTAAATGAAAAGCTATAACGAAGAAGCACTAAAAAATGATCCAAAAGCGAATTTTGGACGACCGTATAAGCAATGTACGATCAGTGTCATGGATACTATTGCAGATCCTGATATAACTTTTGATGAGAAGGGTGTTTCAAATTACTATAAGGAATTCAAGAAAGCGAAAGAGCAAAATGTTTTCAATGGTGAAAAAGGCAAACAAAAATTAGTTGACTTAGTTAATCAAATAAAATCAAAAGGAAAAAACAAAAAATACGATTGTATTACAGGGGTTAGTGGTGGCGTTGATTCGACATATGTTGCGCTAAAAGCGAAAGAATTAGGATTGCGCCCTTTGATTGTACATTTCGATAATGGCTGGAACAGCGAAACGGCCAACAAAAACATTGAGAACATTATTAAAAATACGGGATTTGATCTTTACACACTTGTAGTTGACTGGAATGAGTTCCGAGATTTACAAAGAGCCTATTTCAAAGCGAATGTCGTAGATATAGAAGCGCTAACAGACCATGCGATTATATGTACACTTTATAAATTAGCTATTGAGCATAACATCGAATTTATTTTAAGCGGCGCCAATGTTGTCACCGAACAAATTTTGCCTAGACATTGGATCTGGGGGAAAACGGATGGGAAAAATATTCAAGCCATACATCAAGAATATGGTGAAGTAAAATTGAAAACATTCCCCACTTATTCAGCTTTTAAATTTGAACTCTTTAAGAAAAGGAAGGGATTAAGATCAGTTCGTATCCTTGATTATATGGAGTACAATAAAAAGCAGGCAAAAAGTGAAATCCAGGAAAAACTGGGTTGGAAAGATTATGGCGGGAAACATTTTGAATCTGTATTTACGCGTTTTTACCAAGGATATATTTTGCCAGTAAAGTTCGGAATAGATAAACGTAAAGCTCATTTGAGCACACTCATCTTTGATGGGCAACTAACAAAAGAGTACGCATTGGAGCAATTACAGCTTCCTATTTATGATCCTGATCTCATGAGAGAAGACTACGAGTTCGTGCGCAAAAAGCTGGGATTCTCAGAGGAAGAATTTATGAATTATTTCAAGGCCCCCAGAGTAGAGCATAGTTCTTTTGAGCACGATAAAAGAAATATTTGGGAAAACTATCCCTTATTTAAAGTAGTGAAACCATTATGGAAGATTATAAAAAAGGTCAAGTAGTTGTGATTTTATCACCGCAAGACTGGGGTCATCAATTTATTTCAAAGCATCATTATGCTGTTGAATTTTCGAAGCAATACGATACTATTTTTGTTTCACCTACAGTAAACAAAGCTGGGAAGTTTTCATTTTCTAAAACAATTATTGATAAAAACACCTACCATCTCTTTGTTGCTCAAATGATATTACCTTTTCCGGATTGGTTCCGTTTCAAGTTTAATAAATTTTATCGCAAAATAAATAGAATCGTACTCAATCAATTATTAAAGATAAACTTCGATAAAGAAATAAAATTAATAATCGATTTTGGTTGTCATAAAGCAATAGACCGGTTAGATAAATTTCAAAATGCAAAGTCTATCTATTTTCCCGTAGATGATTATTTAGATCTACCCGTTGAAACACGTTATGCCGACAAGATTTTTACAGTTTCTTCTAAAATTCAAGAAAAATTTGAACAATCCAATATTCCGATTACCTGGATCAATCATGGTTTATCGGCTGTATTTGCAGAAAAAGCAAAAGTTAAATTAGCAGAGTTAAAGAAAGACGATGAACCGAAAGAGATTGTAAGCCACAGTATTGGATATGCTGGAAATCTCTCCATTCCATTTCTTGATAGAGTAGCTGTTTTGAAAACAATTAACGCACTACCCGACTTTCATTTTCATTTCTTTGGTAACATTGTGAGTAACGAAGAAGAAGCAAAGAAATTTATTAACCAACTAAAAAAGATCGATAATGTGACCCTTCATGGTCAGCTCAGTACAGAAGAATATGCCAGTCAAATTTTTCAAATGGATATGTTATGGTTATGCTATAAATCGGATGGTAAAAACTACCATTTAGAAAATTCGCATAAAATTCTTGAATATTTAGCAACTGGCTTGCCAATCGTAAGCAGTCCAATCAAGTACTTAAAAGATGCAGGTCCTGACTTTATATACCAGTACAAAAATAAAAAACATGCTAAAATAATTAAAGATTTAAAAAGCAAAAAAGAGGATTTAGAAGTGATGATTCAAAGAATTGAGTTTTCTTTGGGATCGACATACTTAGAAAATGTAAAGATTTTATTACGTCAATGAGAATAAATTACATATCAAATATCCCTAAAAACAAATCGAGTGGAGGAGGCAGTGGTGTTAATAGTGCCGTATTTAAATATTATCAAAAAAATGCTTCACATTTTGATTATCAACATATAAATCCACCGCCCAGCAACATAGAACAATATCAGTCTCGATTTCAAAAAATGGCAGGGCTACCGCGAGATTATTATTTCTTTTCTGAAAAAAGACTCTAAAAAAAAAGGAAGAGTTTAGTTTTGATAAAAATGCTCACATTTACTTCTTCCACGGGTTTACCCATTGGATTAAAATAGAGCCAGACAAACTTTATTATCGTTTAAAGATGCGTGTTTTGCAACCTATGATGAGATTTATAATGAGAAAACATATTTTAAAACTGAAGATCTAGATTAATAGTAAGTCACCAGAATGAACATAATTAAAATATCCATCTACTTCATAAAATCACTAATACGTTTTTTTGGAAAAGGACTAACAAATTTATTCAAATTACTAACCATTGATATAGGCAACAAGGTTAATCTCAGGTTACCTTTAAATATTAGAGGCAACGGAAAAATTAAAATTGGTGATAACTCAGTCATTCACGAACGAGTATTCTTGAATTGTGAGGGATCAATAGTTTTAGGTAATGAAAATGTTTTAGAAAAAAAAAGCACGTTCCTGGTAAGAACTAAGGGAAAACTTGTTACTGGTGAACGGTGTGGGTTTGGAAAAAACCTCATGCTCCGGATTGACCACGGAGAATGGAGCTTTGGAAATAATGTTTCTATTTCCCCCAATTGTATGATCTTTGCCCGTGAAAAAAACTGTGAGGGCAAATTAACTATCGGATCTGGAGTGAGCATAAGTGACTATTGCACGTTAGACGTGTGTGATGACATTGAGATCGGAAATGACGTCGCTCTTGGCCATAATGTTACAATCTTCACGCATAATCACGATTATTCTAATCACGATCTACCAGCCTGGAAGGGAGGATTGAATCTAGCTTCTGTAAAAATTGGTGATAATTCCTGGATAGGTGCTAGCGTGACAATAATGCCTGGTGTTAATATAGGAGAACGCGCCATTATTGGTTCTGGAGCCGTTGTGACGAAAGATGTGGAACCCTTTTCCATTTATGGTGGTATCCCGGCCAAAAAAATAAAAAGCACTCAGCCCCATGACTAAAGTAGCCATTATTAGCCCAAGTGGTAAGTTTTATGGAAGCGAGCAAACGTTAAATGAGTTTCTTAAAAAGACTTCATATAAATTCGATGTATACATTAAAAAAGAACCGAATGGTTTTTTATCCAGGCTGATTGGAAAATCGAAGCACAATATATATGGTTATTCCAATCCATTTCTGTTGTACCTAAAGTTGATCTATAAATTAACTTTTAAATATGACAGCGTTTATATTAACGAAGCTGCTCACATTAGATACATTAAATTAATCGCCCGTATTTTCAGAAAGAAAAACTTTATAGTTCATGTTAGGTTAACGGAAGATACAGTACGAGATAGAATCCAGGGAATTAGCTCGAATGTGAAGCTGATCTGTGTTTCGAGTTTTATTCAGCAATTAGTTAAAGCTTCAATATCCAAAAATACTGAAATACTAAGCTCACCTTTCAGAGCCGAAAATAAAAGAGCCAATTGGCAGAATAATCTGAAAAGTAAAGAAAAACTAAATATTGGAATAATTGGGAGAGTAACAACCTCCAAGGGAATACAGCACTGTATCTCATTCATAAAGTATCTGGAAGAGAACAATCAATCTTTCGTGCTCCATTTTTTTGGCGATGTGGATCAAAGTGACGATACCGTTAAAATGTTAATGCAACTTCGTAAAGAAATAAAAGTTGTTGAATTAAAGTTTCATGGTTTTGTAAATGATAAGAAGATCATGTTTGAAAAGTCAGATATCATTGTTCATTTCAATGAACAGGAACCATTAGGAGTTATTTTCTTCGAAGCACTAAATAATAAAGTCCCTTTTTTAGGATTTAAAGGAGGAGGTATTGGAGAAATTGCAGAAAATCTAAAGCTTGACAATTTTATTAGAAAAGAAAAAGGCTGGGAACAAGAAATGCTTACCCAAATCAAATCAATTGACATTGAAAAATATGAGGAGGCATATAAAAATATGTTAAAGCAATATTCACCGAAATCATATACTAAAAAATTAGAGAGAGTATTGATTGATCAGAAAGCTATTCGTTCTAATGACTAACATTGCTATAATTCATACATTACCATTGGAGTTTTACCCACCTGTCACAAATTTTATCGACTTTCTATCAAAACAAGACGATATTGAACTTTCTGTTTTCTCTACTGGAAATGATAAGAATAGGCAAATCTATAAAAATGATAGTATCAAAATTTATAGGTTCAATAATTTAGGTAAGTCTATATTAAGTAAGGGAATTAGTTCTGTGCTGAATAGCTTTAAAATACTCTTTATCCTACTACGTAAAAAACCTAATATACTTATTTACTATGAAACTTTTAGTGCAGGAAGAGTAATATTGCCATGCATTTTTTTTAGGAAAAAGAAGCTTATAGTTATAAATCATGAATATTTTTCAAATGAATGGTACCAAACTACTGCCTCAAAGTCCATCAGGTTCTATCATAAAATAGAACAAAATTATTTATTTAAGAAAGCCAATAAGATCTCACAGACAAATGCTGATCGTCGTAAATTATTTCTGGAGGATAATGTGGGGCTCGACGGAAATAAAATGATTCTATTACCAAACTATCCATCAAAAAATTGGAGAGGTAAACAGATTGAGCTTAATTCCGTCGATATTTTAAAAACGGTTTATGTAGGTACTCTATCTCTAGATTACTCCTATGTAAGAGAGTATTGTAACTGGGTAATAAACAAAAAAGGAAAAGTTCTTTTTGACATTTATTCTTATAACCTTGATGACAAGACAAAATCTTACGTCAAAGGGCTAAATAGTCCTTACATTAGAATTTTTGATAAGGGTATAGAATACCGTAAGATTCCAGTTCAATTGGAAGGTTACCATGTTGGTTTAGTACTTTACAAGGCGATAACTAAAAACTTTCAATATAACGCCCCAAATAAAATTTTTGAATATCTGGCCTTAGATTTGGATGTATGGTGTTCAGATAAATTAATTACTGCCAGAGACTATGAACGGTTGGATTGTTACCCCAAGATGATAATGGTAGATTATGAAAAGCTGGAAGAATTTGATGTTGATAAAGCGATAAATAAAGAAGAATTAGATTATGTTCAGTCACCGTATGTTTGTGAGCCGGTGTATAAAAAATTCCTGAAACAAATACTAAATTGAATAAAGTACTTTACATCGGTCAGTATACAGAAGGAACTACAAGTAGGTTTAGAGGATCAACACTGAAGGATCTAATAAGTCCAAAACAATTTCAAGTTATAGACACGAACGTACCTTTTTTTCAAGTAAACAGAATTTTTAGATCACTTGGATTTCGATATAAAAAAGGGCCACTCATTACCAAAATAAATCAATACGTCAGAGAGCATCTGGGAAAAACTTATGATCTTATATGGGTAGATAAAGGAGTTTTTATACATCCAGCAACAACCAAGGTTTTGAAAACCAAAACACAACGCCTAGTACACTATACTCCAGACACAGCTTTTTTGGGAAATAGGTCAAAATTATTTGAGAAGGGGATAAACCATTATGACTTTTTGATAATGACTAAGTCTTTTGAATTGAGCATGTATAAGAAATTAGTTAGTCAACCTAAAATCTATTTTCTAACTCAGGGCTTTAATCCAAAAATTCATTATCCACGACATAAGCCTAAAGAAAAAGAGAATTCTGTAATCTTTATTGGTTTAAATGAGCCTTCACGAGAATTTGTGATTAGTCAACTATTAAATTCAAATGTAAAAGTTAATTTAGCTGGTAAAGGTTGGAACAAGTTTGTACACAATAATGACACGCCAAATTTGAACTTCCTCGGTGATAAGCTTTTTGGTGATGAATATGCCTACGCCATTTCAAAATCAGTTATTGGGCTTGGCTTGCTATCAAAAAGATTTCCAGAGTTACATACAACTCGTACTTTCGAAATTCCAGCCTGCGGAACTTGTTTATTGACAGAAGAAAACAAGGAGATAAACAATTATTTTGAAGACGATGAATGTATCAAGTTTAATTCACCACAGGAAATGTTAGATAAAGTCATTTACTATTTAAGTAACAATGATCAAGTTCAAGAGATAACTGAAAAAGGCTTCAATCGTGTAATCAAGGATCAACGAGATTATCCAAACCAATTAAAAACTTTTCTAAACAAAATATTGTGAGTTTATTCTTTAAATGATCTTACTTTGTGGAGTACTTTAGGAATCAATCTCTTATAATGTTTATACTTACTATTTGTTAATAAGATGAGGTAAACAATCCCGATTCTAGAATTACTTTTATGGTTCTCAGTCCTGCAATGGATCTTAGGTCCATTAATCGAATAGAACACTTTGTTTATCAGTTCAAGTCTTAAATGAATGTTCCAGAGGCTCAAAAAAAAAATGGAAGTTTTAGCACCTGCTTTTGTAGTATTTGCTTTGATTCTTCTGTTTGCAGCCAAGCCGAATATATGTTTTGAGCAGTTAAATCATATCCAAATTTGACAAATATGGTTTGATTTTATCAGAAGCGGTCAGGCAGTCCAAATTGTAGGTGATTCACTGCCAGGCAGTCAACTTTCTTTTTGTTGTTTTATCAAATTTTGAGTTTATCGGAGCAATTATTCTTTTCTTCGAAGCGGAATCATCGCCGGAGATTTTTTTGGCAAATATCATAATTTTAGTCACTCACAATAAGTATTCAAGTATTTAATATGGAGTTTTGGACTGTTGTAGGCCTACTAACTGTAGGGATTGTGATCTTCCGATTTACAGATGAACTAGGTAAAAGTTTACCTATTCTAGAACTAATGTTATTAGTAGCTGGTCTGCAATGGATTATTGGTCCTATAATTGAGTATGCTAATCCATCAATGAATTTAAGGTATTTTATGTACGTAGATAAAACTACGTATATGAGCTTTGTTGTACCGGGATACATGTTGTTTGCATTTACAATTTTGCTACGTATCAAAAAAAGCAAGAAATACTATAGGAACTTAGATGATTTACAATATTATTCTAAGATTGGTCTTTTTCTTGTCATAATAGGATTTGTATCTGATATAGCTTTAGGTTTTTTAGGGTTTTTTGGTTACATAATCGCCAATTTTAAATACGTTGGGGCTATAATTTTATTCTTTTCTCAGAATAAGAAGCTAAGAGTGCTTTTTTACCTGGTAATTATATTACTGTTATATCGTTCAATATATTCAGGAATGTTTCATGACCTTATATTATGGTCGGTTCTCTATTATATGTTTTGGGCGTATAGATATAAACCTAGCATAAAAACCAAATTAGTTTCGTATTCAATTGCATTGTTGTTACTAATCTCTTTGCAATCTATAAAGGCAGCTTACCGTGCAGAAGTTTGGAGGGGTAATTCAAGTAATAACATAGAATTATTTACTAGTCTGATGTACAATAACATTGTGGGGCAAGAAGATTTGGTAAATGGTGAATATGGATCTGAAAACAATAATGTACGGTTAAACCAAGGTTGGATTATCAGTGCAATTATGACTCATATTCCTTCTAATGTTAATTATTTAGGTGGTAGTACAGTTATTACTGCGTTTGAATCTGCTTTACTTCCACGAGTTTTAGCCCCTGATAAAGTTAAGGCTGGAGGACGAAAGAATTTCAAGCGATTTACGGGATTGGAAATAGGCGAAAGTACTTCTATGGGTATTAGTATAATTGGTGAAGCATATGGTAATTTCGGGGTATATGGGGGGATCTTATTTATGGGTATTTGGGCCTGGTTAATTCTATTTGTCTGGCGGCTTTTGATAAAAAAATCAACAAACCAAATACTGATTTATGCATTTCTTCCGCTGGTTTTTTTACAGGTAATCAAGGCAGAAACAGAGTTAGCAGTTGTACTAAATCATCTAG harbors:
- a CDS encoding glycosyltransferase, which produces MNKVLYIGQYTEGTTSRFRGSTLKDLISPKQFQVIDTNVPFFQVNRIFRSLGFRYKKGPLITKINQYVREHLGKTYDLIWVDKGVFIHPATTKVLKTKTQRLVHYTPDTAFLGNRSKLFEKGINHYDFLIMTKSFELSMYKKLVSQPKIYFLTQGFNPKIHYPRHKPKEKENSVIFIGLNEPSREFVISQLLNSNVKVNLAGKGWNKFVHNNDTPNLNFLGDKLFGDEYAYAISKSVIGLGLLSKRFPELHTTRTFEIPACGTCLLTEENKEINNYFEDDECIKFNSPQEMLDKVIYYLSNNDQVQEITEKGFNRVIKDQRDYPNQLKTFLNKIL
- a CDS encoding N-acetyl sugar amidotransferase, with amino-acid sequence MKSYNEEALKNDPKANFGRPYKQCTISVMDTIADPDITFDEKGVSNYYKEFKKAKEQNVFNGEKGKQKLVDLVNQIKSKGKNKKYDCITGVSGGVDSTYVALKAKELGLRPLIVHFDNGWNSETANKNIENIIKNTGFDLYTLVVDWNEFRDLQRAYFKANVVDIEALTDHAIICTLYKLAIEHNIEFILSGANVVTEQILPRHWIWGKTDGKNIQAIHQEYGEVKLKTFPTYSAFKFELFKKRKGLRSVRILDYMEYNKKQAKSEIQEKLGWKDYGGKHFESVFTRFYQGYILPVKFGIDKRKAHLSTLIFDGQLTKEYALEQLQLPIYDPDLMREDYEFVRKKLGFSEEEFMNYFKAPRVEHSSFEHDKRNIWENYPLFKVVKPLWKIIKKVK
- a CDS encoding glycosyltransferase is translated as MTKVAIISPSGKFYGSEQTLNEFLKKTSYKFDVYIKKEPNGFLSRLIGKSKHNIYGYSNPFLLYLKLIYKLTFKYDSVYINEAAHIRYIKLIARIFRKKNFIVHVRLTEDTVRDRIQGISSNVKLICVSSFIQQLVKASISKNTEILSSPFRAENKRANWQNNLKSKEKLNIGIIGRVTTSKGIQHCISFIKYLEENNQSFVLHFFGDVDQSDDTVKMLMQLRKEIKVVELKFHGFVNDKKIMFEKSDIIVHFNEQEPLGVIFFEALNNKVPFLGFKGGGIGEIAENLKLDNFIRKEKGWEQEMLTQIKSIDIEKYEEAYKNMLKQYSPKSYTKKLERVLIDQKAIRSND
- a CDS encoding AglZ/HisF2 family acetamidino modification protein — protein: MPVLLIRNDGLVKSVQFKKHKYVGDPINAVKIFNEKEVDEIIILDIDASAKKEAPNFKLVEKICGESFMPLAYGGGVKTLEDAQKLLYNGAEKIVLNTSLLEQPKVIESIAKQFGNQSVVASIDYRTSLFGKPKVYGFNGSKKTKWTALELAKKAADYGAGEIMLNAIDRDGTYKGYDLETLKTVSSSVDVPVIACGGASGLEDFEEAIKHGAGAVAAGSMFVFQRPHQAVLISYPNSVELNKLNEKL